In the genome of Cupriavidus malaysiensis, one region contains:
- a CDS encoding class I adenylate-forming enzyme family protein has translation MSPPPTTAQRISDIPRQRAGLAPDDTAVVEDGRTVSYAQLWANVEAARAYLQDQGVATGDRVLVVAENCLAVITLLFALSELGAWPVVVNARLSEREVDEIHAHCRPRLALFTHGASPDALRHGVRYRALESVLPGLGPLMAGALDTASPREPEAVAREVAALLYTSGTTGQPKGVMVTHRGLLHYARVTVASRRLRPHDCAYALMPMSHVFGLATVLLSTFQAGASLYLCARFSAADVVAALRAGEISILQGVPTLFSRILAHLRAQGPGAQGPGAQPWGRLRYLYTGGGPLDLTLKREVEALFGLPLHHGYGMTEYAGSLFVTRMEQPRADCSAGQIVEGAELRVVGADGQPVPAGTPGELWVRGPGVMRGYYHAPELTAAALRPDGWLNTGDIGRLDEDGALFIVGRTKDLIIRSGFNVYPIEVESVLNAHPSIRVSAVVGMPGQDGDEEVVAFVEVAEGQAFDVPAVQAYLKERLSPYKRPQRILRVATIPRTASGKLLKLQLRGMLAEPR, from the coding sequence ATGTCCCCGCCCCCCACCACCGCGCAGCGGATCAGCGATATCCCGCGCCAGCGCGCCGGGCTGGCCCCCGACGATACGGCCGTGGTCGAAGACGGCCGCACGGTGTCCTATGCGCAGCTGTGGGCGAACGTGGAAGCGGCGCGCGCCTACCTGCAGGACCAGGGCGTGGCCACCGGCGATCGCGTGCTGGTCGTCGCCGAGAACTGCCTGGCGGTGATCACGCTGCTGTTCGCGCTGTCGGAGCTCGGCGCCTGGCCGGTGGTGGTCAATGCGCGCCTGTCGGAGCGCGAGGTCGATGAGATCCATGCGCACTGCCGGCCGCGCCTGGCGCTGTTCACCCATGGCGCGTCGCCGGACGCGCTGCGCCATGGCGTGCGCTATCGCGCGCTGGAGAGCGTGCTGCCCGGCCTCGGCCCGCTGATGGCGGGCGCGCTCGACACGGCCAGTCCGCGCGAGCCCGAAGCGGTCGCGCGCGAGGTCGCCGCGCTGCTCTATACCTCCGGCACCACCGGGCAGCCGAAAGGGGTGATGGTCACCCACCGCGGCCTGCTGCACTATGCCCGCGTCACGGTGGCGTCGCGCCGGCTGCGGCCGCACGACTGCGCCTATGCGCTGATGCCGATGTCGCATGTGTTCGGGCTGGCGACGGTGCTGCTGTCCACCTTCCAGGCCGGCGCCAGCCTGTACCTGTGCGCCCGCTTCAGCGCCGCCGACGTGGTGGCGGCGCTGCGCGCGGGCGAGATCTCCATCCTGCAGGGCGTGCCGACCCTGTTCAGCCGCATCCTGGCCCACTTACGCGCGCAAGGCCCAGGCGCGCAAGGCCCCGGCGCGCAGCCGTGGGGCCGGCTGCGCTACCTCTACACCGGCGGCGGCCCGCTGGACCTGACGCTGAAGCGCGAGGTGGAGGCCCTGTTCGGCCTGCCGCTGCACCACGGCTACGGCATGACCGAGTACGCCGGCTCCCTGTTCGTCACGCGCATGGAGCAGCCGCGCGCCGACTGCTCGGCGGGCCAGATCGTCGAGGGCGCGGAGCTGCGCGTGGTCGGCGCCGACGGTCAGCCGGTGCCGGCCGGCACGCCGGGCGAGCTGTGGGTCAGGGGGCCGGGCGTGATGCGCGGCTACTACCACGCGCCGGAACTCACCGCCGCCGCGCTGCGTCCCGACGGCTGGCTCAACACCGGCGACATCGGCCGGCTCGACGAGGACGGCGCGCTCTTCATCGTCGGCCGCACCAAGGACCTGATCATCCGCTCGGGCTTCAACGTCTATCCGATCGAGGTCGAGTCGGTGCTCAATGCGCATCCGTCGATCCGTGTCTCCGCGGTGGTCGGCATGCCGGGGCAGGACGGCGACGAGGAAGTGGTCGCCTTCGTCGAGGTGGCAGAAGGACAAGCGTTCGACGTGCCGGCGGTGCAGGCCTACCTGAAGGAACGCCTCTCGCCCTACAAGCGGCCGCAGCGCATCCTGCGCGTCGCCACCATTCCCCGCACCGCGAGCGGCAAGCTGCTCAAGCTCCAGCTGCGCGGCATGCTGGCGGAGCCGCGCTAG
- a CDS encoding acyl-CoA dehydrogenase family protein, which produces MIEQTQSNNYQEIRDAVRALCAEFPDEYFRKVDEQRAYPEAFVNALTKAGWLAALIPQEYGGSGLGLTEASVIMEEINRCGGNSGACHGQMYNMGTLLRHGSEAQKQKYLPKIASGEWRLQSMGVTEPTTGTDTTKIKTKAEKKDGRYVVNGQKVWISRVQHSDWMILLARTTPLAEVKKKSEGMSIFMVDLHEAQKKGMIVRPIPNMVNHETNELFFEDLEIPEENLIGEEGKGFKYILDGLNAERTLIAAECIGDGYWFMDRVTQYVKERQVFGRPIGQNQGVQFPIAETFIELEAANLMRWKACELFDAHQPMGAQANMAKYLAAKASWEAGNACLQFHGGFGFACEYDVERKFRETRLYQVAPISTNLIYSYVAEHILGLPRSF; this is translated from the coding sequence ATGATCGAGCAGACCCAATCCAACAACTACCAGGAAATTCGCGACGCGGTGCGCGCGCTGTGCGCCGAGTTCCCGGACGAGTACTTCCGCAAGGTGGACGAGCAGCGTGCCTATCCCGAGGCCTTCGTCAACGCGCTCACCAAGGCCGGCTGGCTGGCCGCGCTGATCCCGCAGGAGTACGGCGGCTCCGGCCTGGGGCTGACCGAGGCCTCGGTCATCATGGAGGAGATCAACCGCTGCGGCGGCAACTCCGGCGCCTGCCACGGCCAGATGTACAACATGGGCACGCTGCTGCGCCACGGCTCCGAAGCGCAGAAGCAGAAGTACCTGCCCAAGATCGCTTCCGGCGAGTGGCGCCTGCAGTCCATGGGCGTGACCGAACCGACCACCGGCACCGACACCACCAAGATCAAGACCAAGGCCGAGAAGAAGGACGGGCGCTACGTCGTCAACGGCCAGAAGGTATGGATCAGCCGCGTGCAGCACAGCGACTGGATGATCCTGCTGGCGCGCACCACGCCGCTGGCCGAGGTCAAGAAGAAGAGCGAGGGCATGTCCATCTTCATGGTGGACCTGCACGAGGCGCAGAAGAAGGGCATGATCGTGCGTCCGATCCCGAACATGGTCAACCACGAGACCAACGAACTGTTCTTCGAGGACCTGGAGATTCCCGAGGAGAACCTGATCGGCGAGGAGGGCAAGGGCTTCAAGTACATCCTCGACGGCCTCAATGCCGAGCGCACCCTGATCGCCGCCGAGTGCATCGGCGACGGCTACTGGTTCATGGACCGCGTCACCCAGTACGTGAAGGAGCGCCAGGTGTTCGGCCGCCCCATCGGCCAGAACCAGGGCGTGCAGTTCCCCATCGCCGAGACCTTCATCGAGCTGGAGGCCGCCAACCTGATGCGCTGGAAGGCCTGCGAGCTGTTCGACGCACACCAGCCGATGGGCGCCCAGGCGAACATGGCCAAGTACCTGGCGGCCAAGGCGAGCTGGGAGGCCGGCAACGCCTGCCTGCAGTTCCATGGCGGTTTCGGCTTCGCCTGCGAGTACGACGTGGAGCGCAAGTTCCGCGAGACGCGCCTGTACCAGGTGGCGCCGATCTCGACCAACCTGATCTATTCCTACGTGGCCGAGCACATCCTCGGCCTGCCGCGCTCGTTCTGA
- a CDS encoding SDR family NAD(P)-dependent oxidoreductase, with amino-acid sequence MMQDKVVVVTGAGGGIGRDIALAMAAEGAKVVVNDIGTSTNGEGQDAGPAQRVVEEIQAAGGQAVANTDSVSEANSAARIIACAVDTFGRVDGVVNNAGILRDRFFHKMSVDEWDAVLKVHLYGSYYMSRAAANHFKEQEGGAFVHMTSTSGLIGNLGQANYSAAKLGLVALSKSIALDMQKFNVRSNCIAPFAWSRMIGSIPTDTPEQQARVAKIQQMTPNKIAPLAVYLLSDAAREVNAQVFAVRNNEIFVMSQPRPLRSVHRSEGWTPGFIAEHGMPALKAAFVPMERSGDVFCWDPV; translated from the coding sequence ATGATGCAGGACAAGGTGGTGGTGGTGACGGGCGCCGGCGGCGGCATCGGGCGCGATATCGCCCTGGCCATGGCCGCCGAGGGCGCCAAGGTGGTGGTCAACGACATCGGCACCTCGACCAACGGCGAAGGCCAGGATGCCGGTCCCGCGCAGCGCGTGGTCGAAGAGATCCAGGCCGCCGGCGGCCAGGCGGTGGCCAACACGGACAGCGTGTCGGAAGCCAACAGCGCGGCCCGCATCATCGCCTGCGCCGTGGACACCTTCGGCCGCGTCGACGGCGTGGTGAACAACGCCGGCATCCTGCGCGACCGCTTCTTCCACAAGATGAGCGTGGACGAATGGGACGCCGTGCTCAAGGTGCACCTGTACGGCAGCTACTACATGAGCCGCGCCGCCGCCAACCACTTCAAGGAGCAGGAGGGCGGCGCCTTCGTGCACATGACCTCGACCTCGGGCCTGATCGGCAACCTGGGCCAGGCCAACTACAGCGCCGCCAAGCTCGGCCTGGTGGCGCTGTCCAAGAGCATCGCGCTGGACATGCAGAAGTTCAACGTGCGCTCCAACTGCATCGCGCCGTTCGCCTGGAGCCGCATGATCGGCTCGATCCCCACCGACACGCCCGAGCAGCAGGCGCGCGTGGCCAAGATCCAGCAGATGACGCCCAACAAGATCGCGCCGCTGGCCGTCTACCTGCTCTCCGACGCTGCCCGCGAGGTCAATGCCCAGGTCTTTGCCGTGCGCAACAACGAGATCTTCGTCATGAGCCAGCCGCGCCCGCTGCGCTCCGTGCACCGCAGCGAAGGCTGGACGCCCGGCTTCATCGCGGAACACGGCATGCCGGCGCTCAAGGCCGCCTTCGTGCCGATGGAGCGCTCGGGCGACGTGTTCTGCTGGGATCCGGTCTGA
- a CDS encoding MaoC/PaaZ C-terminal domain-containing protein — MAIRYDHLKQRAFAPIRQHYAERDTMLYALSLGLGSDPLDEAALPFVFEGKAGGLRALPTQAVVLGYPGFWAREADTGIDWVKLLHGEQRMRLHRPLPASADIVGHNRITHLSDKGEGKGAIMVTERRLETAQGELLATVQQVSFLRGDGGYSLRDGGQPSDAPLPALQPVPEERAPDFTDTRAIRPEAALLYRLMGDYNPLHADPAVAAAAGFARPILHGLASYGLVGHALLRQCAGGDPARLRALDIRFAAPVYPGETLVTEIWRVPGQPNHFQLRARVAERDKVVLSHGWAELA; from the coding sequence ATGGCCATCCGCTACGACCACCTCAAGCAGCGCGCCTTCGCGCCCATCCGCCAGCACTACGCCGAGCGCGACACCATGCTGTACGCGCTCAGCCTGGGCCTGGGCAGCGACCCGCTGGACGAGGCCGCCCTGCCCTTCGTGTTCGAGGGCAAGGCCGGCGGCCTGCGCGCCCTGCCCACCCAGGCCGTGGTGCTCGGCTATCCGGGCTTCTGGGCGCGCGAGGCCGACACCGGCATCGACTGGGTCAAGCTGCTGCACGGCGAGCAGCGCATGCGCCTGCACCGCCCGCTGCCGGCCAGCGCCGACATCGTCGGCCACAACCGCATCACCCACCTGAGCGACAAGGGCGAGGGCAAGGGCGCCATCATGGTGACCGAGCGGCGCCTGGAAACCGCGCAGGGCGAACTGCTCGCCACCGTGCAGCAGGTCTCCTTCCTGCGCGGCGACGGCGGCTACAGCCTGCGCGACGGCGGCCAGCCCAGCGACGCGCCGCTGCCGGCGCTGCAGCCCGTGCCCGAGGAGCGCGCCCCGGACTTCACCGACACCCGGGCGATCCGCCCCGAGGCCGCGCTGCTGTACCGCCTGATGGGCGACTACAACCCGCTGCATGCCGACCCGGCGGTGGCCGCCGCGGCCGGTTTCGCGCGCCCCATCCTGCACGGCCTGGCCAGCTACGGCCTGGTGGGGCATGCGCTGCTGCGCCAGTGCGCCGGCGGCGACCCGGCCCGCCTGCGCGCGCTCGACATCCGCTTCGCCGCGCCGGTCTACCCCGGCGAGACGCTGGTGACCGAGATCTGGCGCGTGCCGGGCCAGCCGAACCACTTCCAGCTGCGCGCCCGCGTGGCCGAGCGCGACAAGGTCGTGCTCAGCCACGGCTGGGCCGAGCTTGCCTGA